A genomic region of Papaver somniferum cultivar HN1 chromosome 7, ASM357369v1, whole genome shotgun sequence contains the following coding sequences:
- the LOC113298381 gene encoding serine/threonine-protein kinase STN7, chloroplastic-like — protein MAAVATTIGFQLKDKKSTRSSPFLGRKLEMKYPFQPMQERMISNLKVSVVCAGTELVVDFVNNLFLGVGVGLPCTVMECGDIIYRSTLPRSNELTITAPGVILALGALSYLWATPGVAPGFWDMFVLAFVERLFRPTFKKDDFMLGKKLGEGAFGVVYRVSLAEKPALKEGDLVLKKATEYGAVEIWMNERVRRACASSCADFLYGFLESSSKKGGEYWLVWRFEGEATLQDLMLSKEFPYNVEKMILGKIQDEPKGLVRENRIIQTIMRQLLFALDGLHSTGIVHRDIKPQNIIFSEGSRTFKIIDLGAAADLRVGINYIPKEFLLDPRYAAPEQYIMSTQTPSAPSAPVATALSPVLWQMNLPDRFDIYSTGLIYLQMAFPSLRTDSGLIQFNRQLKRCGYDLIEWRKTVEPRANTELRKGFELLDLDGGIGWELLTSMIRYKARKRTSAKAALAHPYFDKEGLLALSVMQKLRLQYFRTTQQDYSEAAKWVIGLMAKSGTEKDGGFTEAQLQDFREIEPKKKGNPQRNALASALRLQRKIGRTLNESMDELNQQRKSLWWSRWIPREE, from the exons ATGGCGGCAGTTGCAACAACAATTGGGTTCCAACTGAAAGACAAAAAATCAACTAGATCATCACCATTTTTAGGAAGAAAGCTTGAAATGAAATACCCATTTCAACCAATGCAAGAAAGGATGATCTCAAATTTAAAAGTTTCAGTTGTGTGTGCAGGAACTGAATTGGTTGTTGATTTTGTGAACAATCTTTTCCTTGGGGTTGGAGTTGGACTTCCTTGCACAGTTATGGAGTGTGGTGATATCATTTACAGAAGTACTCTTCCAAGATCTAATGAACTTACTATTACTGCTCCTGGTGTTATTTTAGCTTTGGGTGCCCTTTCCTATCTTTGGGCTACCCCTGGTGTTGCTCCTGGTTTCTGGGACATGTTTGTTCTTGCTTTTGTTGAAAGACTTTTCAGACCCACTTTTAAGAAG GATGACTTTATGTTGGGTAAGAAGTTGGGTGAAGGTGCTTTTGGAGTGGTTTATAGAGTTTCTTTGGCAGAGAAACCTGCGCTCAAG GAAGGTGATCTAGTCTTGAAAAAGGCTACTGAATATGGTGCAGTAGAAATTTGGATGAACGAGCGAGTTCGACGGGCTTGTGCAAGTAGCTGTGCAGATTTCTTGTATGGCTTTCTTGAG AGTTCATCAAAGAAAGGAGGTGAATATTGGCTTGTATGGCGATTTGAAGGGGAGGCGACGCTGCAAGATCTCATGCTAAGTAAAGAGTTCCCTTACAAT GTGGAAAAAATGATTCTTGGGAAAATTCAAGATGAGCCAAAAGGATTAGTGAGGGAAAATAGAATCATCCAAACTATCATGAGACAGCTTTTGTTCGCCCTAGATGGACTCCATTCAACAGGAATTGTGCATAGAGACATCAAGCCACAAAATATTATCTTCTCTGAAG GGTCTCGTACATTCAAGATCATTGACCTCGGTGCAGCAGCGGATTTGCGTGTTGGAATCAATTATATACCTAAAGAGTTTCTATTAGATCCCAG gtaTGCTGCACCGGAGCAGTACATAATGAGCACGCAAACACCATCTGCCCCATCGGCTCCTGTAGCAACTGCATTGTCTCCAGTCCTGTGGCAG ATGAATCTACCTGATCGGTTTGATATCTACAGTACAGGTCTCATATACTTGCAAATG GCATTCCCATCATTGCGCACagatagtggcttaatacagtttaaCCGTCAGCTAAAAAGAtgtggatatgacttgattgagtGGAGAAAAACCGTGGAACCTCGAGCAAACACAGAGCTTCGGAAGGGATTTGAGTTGCTGGATTTAGATGGTGGAATAGGGTGGGAACTTCTGACATCAATGATCCGTTATAAAGCAAGGAAAAGAACGAGTGCTAAAGCTGCTTTAGCtcatccatattttgataaagaaGGTCTGCTTGCACTGTCCGTCATGCAGAAGTTGAGGTTGCAATATTTTCGCACTACGCAGCAAGACTATAGTGAAGCTGCAAAGTGGGTAATCGGCCTGATGGCAAAATCTGGAACAGAGAAGGACGGTGGTTTCACAGAAGCCCAGCTTCAGGATTTTAGA GAAATAGAGCCAAAAAAGAAGGGAAACCCACAAAGAAACGCTCTTGCATCTGCTCTTCGACTCCAGAGGAAGATTGGCAGGACGTTGAACGAGAGCATGGATGAACTAAACCAACAAAGAAAAAGCTTATGGTGGAGCAGATGGATCCCTAGAGAGGAGTAA